From Salinirubellus salinus, the proteins below share one genomic window:
- a CDS encoding PQQ-like beta-propeller repeat protein — translation MADESPRTRRALLRSVAAVSAGVGLAGCSESDGTPTPDLGTPAPVPGTPTDDPVTPTDSPGAGDLLGPWPTARGGPRNHGRTVELGPEVDPTAHWRATVDLGTALRVAVGPDGPVVAREDGLVRAYDTEGRVRWERRHDGGFVAAPVVADDGTVVLPGFEGDVVARNPDGSERWRVGTPESLFTPNLNDATPLRVAGDTVVLAHPHGRVYARSLDDGTERWTAETVRRPHRPQVADGALVLTGSQRDPETPVTVALSLADGSERWRREERDTPKVGAGVHDGAVVVGDISGGVVAREAADGSERWRVTLPDEPWVSTIPRRFAGRVWVGTLRAGLFATDGETVERFDVDVGPTPAVGDALYVATDADGVAGRYRSEVAALDGDGAERWRRTVRGPPVGHLRARDGRVWVGTGTGVVASFGTGGDRAWRAFARRDTLPEPVVGPRGVYCGEHASYVEGYTLQDGASHRWGLGFEGNAPASPAVTDRGVLAGSRRGEAALMPRLPEAVADPPDGRLTVTPTPGPDTTPTAHVDRFPPDPRWRRDLDGPVGSVGYGYRRAFVGVGTRVVSLSPSGETLWRTDLGEPVRAVPAVDTSIYASTTGGGLVSLNRGRGSERWSTRVGERATAPVLVERGGSVLVGTDRGLVSVDSGGTVQWRVGNGRVHGAPALGGNAVFVDAGGVVRSVSRTGEVNWRADLGTPVRGAPALGPERVYVGARDGVLYALSKRDGSTDWTYDVGEWVDGSPVLAHGAVFVVDAAGGLTCVVGE, via the coding sequence ATGGCAGACGAGTCGCCCCGCACGCGACGCGCCCTCCTCCGTTCCGTGGCCGCCGTGAGCGCCGGTGTCGGGCTCGCCGGGTGTAGCGAGTCCGACGGGACGCCGACCCCCGACCTCGGCACCCCGGCGCCCGTGCCCGGCACGCCGACCGACGACCCGGTGACCCCGACCGACAGCCCCGGCGCCGGCGACCTGCTGGGGCCGTGGCCGACCGCCCGTGGCGGTCCGCGGAACCACGGTCGCACGGTCGAACTCGGCCCCGAGGTCGACCCCACGGCCCACTGGCGTGCGACGGTCGACCTCGGGACGGCGCTCCGGGTCGCGGTGGGGCCCGACGGGCCCGTCGTCGCCCGCGAGGACGGCCTCGTCCGGGCCTACGACACCGAGGGGCGCGTCAGGTGGGAGCGTCGCCACGACGGGGGATTCGTCGCCGCCCCGGTCGTCGCCGACGACGGGACGGTGGTCCTGCCCGGCTTCGAGGGCGACGTGGTCGCCCGGAACCCGGACGGAAGCGAGCGCTGGCGGGTCGGGACGCCCGAGAGCCTGTTCACGCCCAACCTCAACGACGCGACGCCGCTCCGCGTCGCCGGCGACACGGTCGTCCTCGCCCACCCACACGGCCGGGTGTACGCGCGCTCGCTCGACGACGGCACCGAGCGGTGGACCGCGGAGACGGTCCGGCGGCCACACCGCCCGCAGGTGGCCGACGGCGCCCTCGTCCTGACGGGGAGCCAGCGCGACCCCGAGACGCCCGTGACCGTCGCGCTGTCGCTGGCCGACGGGAGCGAACGCTGGCGCCGCGAGGAGCGCGACACGCCGAAGGTCGGCGCCGGGGTCCACGACGGGGCCGTCGTCGTCGGTGACATCTCGGGCGGTGTCGTGGCCCGAGAGGCGGCCGACGGGAGCGAACGCTGGCGTGTCACCCTCCCCGACGAGCCGTGGGTGAGCACGATACCACGGCGTTTCGCCGGGCGCGTCTGGGTCGGTACCCTCCGGGCGGGCCTGTTCGCCACGGACGGCGAGACCGTCGAGCGGTTCGACGTCGACGTCGGGCCGACCCCGGCGGTCGGCGACGCACTCTACGTCGCTACCGACGCGGACGGCGTCGCGGGACGCTACCGGAGCGAGGTGGCCGCCCTCGACGGCGACGGCGCCGAGCGCTGGCGCCGGACGGTCCGCGGCCCGCCCGTGGGGCACCTCCGCGCCCGCGACGGCCGCGTCTGGGTCGGGACCGGGACGGGCGTGGTGGCCTCGTTCGGGACGGGTGGTGACCGGGCGTGGCGGGCGTTCGCCCGGCGGGACACGCTCCCCGAACCCGTCGTCGGTCCCCGCGGCGTCTACTGCGGCGAGCACGCCTCGTACGTCGAGGGCTACACGCTCCAGGACGGCGCCAGCCACCGCTGGGGGCTTGGGTTCGAGGGGAACGCACCCGCATCACCCGCCGTCACCGACCGGGGGGTGCTGGCCGGGAGCCGACGCGGCGAGGCGGCGCTGATGCCACGCCTCCCCGAGGCGGTGGCCGACCCGCCGGACGGCCGCCTCACCGTCACCCCCACGCCGGGGCCGGACACCACCCCGACCGCACACGTCGACCGGTTCCCGCCGGACCCGCGCTGGCGGCGCGACCTCGACGGCCCAGTCGGCTCCGTCGGCTACGGCTACCGCCGGGCCTTCGTCGGCGTCGGGACGCGCGTCGTCTCGCTCTCCCCGAGCGGCGAGACGCTGTGGCGGACCGACCTCGGTGAACCGGTCCGGGCCGTGCCCGCCGTCGACACGAGTATCTACGCGAGCACGACTGGTGGTGGACTGGTGTCGTTGAACCGCGGCCGTGGGAGCGAGCGCTGGTCGACCAGGGTGGGTGAGCGAGCGACCGCACCGGTCCTCGTCGAGCGTGGCGGGTCGGTGCTGGTCGGCACCGACCGGGGGCTCGTTTCGGTGGACAGCGGAGGGACCGTCCAGTGGCGTGTCGGGAACGGACGGGTCCACGGTGCCCCCGCGCTCGGCGGGAACGCCGTCTTCGTCGACGCTGGCGGGGTGGTTCGTTCCGTCTCGCGCACCGGCGAGGTGAACTGGCGGGCCGACCTCGGCACACCGGTCCGCGGCGCCCCCGCGCTCGGCCCCGAGCGGGTGTACGTCGGCGCCCGCGACGGCGTCCTCTACGCCCTCTCGAAGCGGGACGGGTCGACCGACTGGACCTACGACGTGGGCGAGTGGGTCGACGGGTCGCCCGTCCTCGCCCACGGCGCCGTGTTCGTCGTCGACGCGGCCGGTGGCCTGACCTGCGTCGTCGGCGAGTGA
- a CDS encoding carboxypeptidase M32, producing MATADTDDPYAALRDHVERITYLRDATGLLNWDQQVTMPEGGSPARAKQLSTLSGTTHDLLTEDRVGELLDACEAADLTDEQRAVCREIRREHERATSVPSDLVSRHAEASSEAQQVWQDAKADADFEAFAPTLDRLRELRVERAEHIDPRADTYPTLYEDNMPTLPLETVERVFDTLREELPPLVAALRESGTELARPFEGQTFPEAEQAALNEAVADFLGYDWDRGRLDASPHPFTSGTQFDARITTRYKPEDPLDALTATIHEFGHATYQLGLPRDEYGVPLGSARFEVHESQSRFWENHVGRTRAFWEAFLPTFQEHLSGVEDLTVETAYEAANRIYPENRIRVEADELTYHMHILLRHDVEREYLDGDLSVDEVPARWNELMDEYLGVTPDDDAEGCLQDIHWTTRFGGFPSYTVGSVLAAQLTAAMREDLDVEGCISDREFDRLREWMTDNVHRHGQRYEADELVAVATGERLTADYFLEYAREKFGDLYDL from the coding sequence ATGGCGACAGCCGACACGGACGACCCCTACGCCGCCCTCCGCGACCACGTCGAGCGCATCACCTACCTCCGGGACGCGACCGGTCTGCTCAACTGGGACCAGCAGGTCACGATGCCCGAGGGTGGGTCCCCCGCCCGGGCGAAGCAGCTCTCGACGCTCTCGGGGACCACCCACGACCTGCTCACCGAGGACCGGGTGGGCGAGCTCCTCGACGCCTGCGAGGCGGCCGACCTCACCGACGAACAGCGGGCGGTGTGCCGCGAGATTCGGCGGGAGCACGAGCGGGCGACGAGCGTCCCCTCCGACCTCGTCTCGCGGCACGCCGAAGCGTCGAGCGAGGCCCAGCAGGTCTGGCAGGACGCGAAGGCTGACGCCGACTTCGAGGCGTTCGCGCCCACGCTCGACCGACTGCGGGAGTTGCGCGTCGAGCGAGCCGAACACATCGACCCCAGGGCCGACACCTACCCCACGCTGTACGAGGACAACATGCCGACCCTCCCGCTGGAGACGGTCGAGCGGGTGTTCGACACCCTGCGGGAGGAACTGCCGCCGCTGGTGGCCGCGCTCCGCGAGTCCGGCACCGAACTCGCCCGCCCGTTCGAGGGCCAGACCTTCCCCGAGGCCGAGCAGGCGGCCCTGAACGAGGCCGTGGCCGACTTCCTCGGCTACGACTGGGACCGTGGGCGGCTGGACGCCTCGCCACATCCGTTCACCTCGGGCACGCAGTTCGACGCGCGCATCACCACCCGGTACAAGCCCGAGGACCCGCTGGACGCGCTGACCGCGACCATCCACGAGTTCGGCCACGCGACCTACCAGCTCGGGCTGCCACGGGACGAGTACGGCGTCCCGCTCGGGAGCGCCCGGTTCGAGGTCCACGAGTCCCAGTCGCGGTTCTGGGAGAACCACGTCGGCCGCACCCGGGCGTTCTGGGAGGCGTTCCTGCCCACGTTCCAGGAGCACCTCTCGGGTGTCGAGGACCTCACCGTCGAGACGGCCTACGAGGCGGCCAACCGCATCTACCCGGAGAACCGCATCCGCGTGGAGGCCGACGAACTCACCTACCACATGCACATCCTCCTGCGTCACGACGTGGAGCGCGAGTACCTCGACGGTGACCTCTCCGTCGACGAGGTGCCGGCCCGCTGGAACGAACTGATGGACGAGTACCTCGGCGTGACCCCGGACGACGACGCCGAGGGCTGCCTGCAGGACATCCACTGGACGACGCGGTTCGGCGGGTTCCCGAGCTACACGGTGGGGTCGGTGCTGGCGGCACAGCTCACGGCCGCGATGCGCGAGGACCTCGACGTGGAGGGCTGCATCAGCGACCGCGAGTTCGACCGCCTGCGCGAGTGGATGACCGACAACGTCCACCGCCACGGCCAGCGCTACGAGGCCGACGAACTGGTGGCGGTGGCGACGGGCGAACGGCTCACGGCGGACTACTTCCTCGAGTACGCGCGGGAGAAGTTCGGCGACCTGTACGACCTCTAG
- a CDS encoding HVO_0416 family zinc finger protein → MATANQDIFDEFLSERGHETESAGWERDYNKKRCPECMGLHGLDAVACTVCGWEP, encoded by the coding sequence ATGGCGACCGCGAATCAAGACATCTTCGACGAGTTCCTCTCCGAGCGTGGCCACGAGACCGAATCGGCTGGCTGGGAGCGAGACTATAACAAGAAGCGCTGTCCTGAGTGCATGGGGCTCCACGGCCTCGACGCGGTGGCCTGCACCGTCTGCGGCTGGGAACCGTAG
- a CDS encoding PINc/VapC family ATPase yields the protein MDIVPDTSAVVDGRVSERHERGDGDPIETVYVPEAVVSELESQANEGRESGWDGLSELRRLADRHDAGDLTVEYVGRRPTSDEIGAAHEGDIDAVIRDVAAEYDATLLTSDAVQAEVARAKGIAVEYVEAEVSEVGELAIESFLDETTMSLHLKTGVGPMAKRGDIGDMHYETIREEPATEAEMKEWAHDIEESTRRSPDGFVELDQPGMRIIQFRDMRIAIARPPFSDGIEITAVRPIVKTDLDDYQMADELRDRVAEQQRGVLISGAPGAGKSTFAQAIAEFLADSDYAVKTMEKPRDLQVGPNITQYTELGGSMENTADSLLMVRPDYTIYDEVRKTSDFRTFADMRLAGVGMIGVVHATRAIDALQRLVGRVELGMIPQVVDTVVYIEAGQVHTVYDVTTEVKVPHGLMQEDLARPVVVISEFETGEPAYEIYTFNRQVVTVPLHDDEGGPADSGVDRLAKNEIEREIKSVARGKVDVELKGGNTAVVYVEEGDISYVIGKGGGRITDIEDRLGIDIDVRTFDEHPGRRAGGGGGGSAGGSGGSAPSGQIVTPEITSRHVIVPFEGHSGETVEVRAGGEYLFTATVSRGGEIQVSRGSAIAEELEDAIDRGRQITVAPQ from the coding sequence ATGGATATCGTCCCGGACACGAGCGCGGTCGTCGACGGCCGCGTGTCCGAACGACACGAGCGGGGCGACGGGGACCCCATCGAGACCGTCTACGTCCCCGAGGCGGTCGTGAGTGAGCTGGAGTCACAGGCCAACGAGGGCCGCGAGAGCGGCTGGGACGGCCTCTCGGAGCTGCGACGGCTCGCCGACCGCCACGACGCCGGCGACCTGACCGTCGAGTACGTCGGGCGACGCCCGACGAGCGACGAGATCGGCGCTGCCCACGAGGGTGACATCGACGCCGTCATCCGTGACGTGGCCGCCGAGTACGACGCCACCCTCCTCACCAGCGACGCCGTGCAGGCCGAGGTGGCCCGTGCGAAGGGTATCGCCGTCGAGTACGTGGAGGCCGAGGTGAGCGAGGTCGGCGAACTCGCCATCGAATCGTTCCTCGACGAGACGACGATGAGCCTCCACCTGAAGACCGGCGTCGGCCCGATGGCGAAGCGGGGGGACATCGGCGATATGCACTACGAGACCATCCGCGAGGAACCCGCCACGGAGGCCGAGATGAAGGAGTGGGCCCACGACATCGAGGAGTCCACCCGGCGCTCCCCCGACGGGTTCGTCGAACTCGACCAGCCGGGGATGCGCATCATCCAGTTCCGCGACATGCGCATCGCCATCGCTCGGCCCCCCTTCTCGGACGGCATCGAGATAACGGCCGTCCGGCCCATCGTCAAGACGGACCTCGACGACTACCAGATGGCCGACGAACTCCGCGACCGGGTGGCCGAACAGCAGCGCGGCGTCCTCATCTCCGGCGCGCCCGGCGCCGGGAAGTCCACGTTCGCGCAGGCCATCGCCGAGTTCCTCGCGGACTCCGACTACGCGGTCAAGACGATGGAGAAACCGCGCGACCTGCAGGTCGGCCCGAACATCACCCAGTACACGGAACTCGGCGGGTCGATGGAGAACACCGCCGACTCCCTGCTGATGGTCCGGCCGGACTACACCATCTACGACGAGGTCCGCAAGACCAGCGACTTCCGAACGTTCGCCGACATGCGCCTCGCCGGCGTCGGGATGATCGGCGTCGTCCACGCGACCCGCGCCATCGACGCCCTCCAGCGACTCGTCGGCCGGGTCGAACTCGGGATGATCCCGCAGGTCGTCGACACCGTCGTCTACATCGAGGCCGGCCAGGTCCACACCGTCTACGACGTCACGACCGAGGTGAAGGTCCCCCACGGGCTGATGCAGGAGGACCTCGCGCGCCCGGTCGTCGTCATCTCGGAGTTCGAGACCGGCGAACCCGCCTACGAGATATACACGTTCAACCGGCAGGTCGTCACCGTGCCGCTGCACGACGACGAGGGCGGACCGGCCGACTCGGGCGTCGACCGCCTCGCGAAGAACGAGATCGAGCGCGAGATCAAGTCCGTCGCCCGCGGCAAGGTCGACGTGGAACTGAAAGGGGGGAACACCGCCGTCGTCTACGTCGAGGAGGGTGACATCTCCTACGTCATCGGGAAAGGTGGCGGCCGCATCACCGACATCGAGGACCGACTCGGCATCGACATCGACGTGCGGACGTTCGACGAGCACCCCGGCCGGCGTGCGGGTGGCGGGGGCGGTGGCTCCGCCGGCGGGTCCGGTGGCAGCGCCCCGTCGGGCCAGATCGTCACGCCCGAGATAACCTCGCGACACGTCATCGTCCCGTTCGAGGGCCACTCCGGCGAGACCGTCGAGGTCCGGGCCGGCGGCGAGTACCTGTTCACCGCGACGGTCTCCCGCGGCGGCGAGATCCAGGTCTCGCGCGGGTCGGCCATCGCCGAGGAACTGGAGGACGCCATCGACCGGGGTCGGCAGATCACCGTCGCACCGCAGTAG
- a CDS encoding M20 family metallopeptidase produces the protein MTRRSDRSERSDATREELADLTTALVSVPSHEDETAAGDAIESWLREETDARVERDDVGNVLARTGAGDRSLALVGHHDVVPPDESQVTDDGGYVVEERDGRIYGRGAADMKGAVAAAMLALRDATPPEGTELVFASFVGEEVGGVGARHAIDEGFAPDHAIVAEGSTNYSAPGVTDVVVAHKGRRASTLVAHGSAAHASEPEAGVNAVYRACDAVDLVRDLAPPEAEVFGERVAGSLVVTEIDGGSAWNVVPERCEVTIDERTVPGDRADIGSVEAAVEGVEWVVEQDLPPMACSDEAFADRVLDVAREVQTDADATPQHVLKPHATDAGWLAGAGTACVVCGASEPGEAHTKTESVSLDVLERCYRVYRGVADGP, from the coding sequence GTGACCCGCCGAAGCGACCGGTCGGAGCGCTCGGACGCGACGCGCGAGGAGCTGGCCGACCTGACGACGGCCCTCGTCTCGGTCCCGAGCCACGAGGACGAGACGGCCGCCGGCGACGCCATCGAGTCGTGGCTCCGCGAGGAGACCGACGCCCGCGTCGAACGTGACGACGTGGGCAACGTCCTCGCCCGCACGGGGGCGGGAGACCGCTCGCTCGCGCTCGTCGGCCACCACGACGTGGTCCCCCCGGACGAGTCGCAGGTGACCGACGACGGCGGCTACGTCGTCGAGGAACGCGACGGCCGTATCTACGGCCGTGGTGCTGCGGACATGAAGGGCGCCGTTGCGGCCGCGATGCTGGCCCTGCGCGACGCCACGCCGCCAGAGGGGACGGAACTCGTCTTCGCCTCCTTCGTCGGCGAGGAGGTCGGCGGCGTCGGCGCTCGCCACGCCATCGACGAGGGGTTCGCCCCCGACCACGCCATCGTCGCCGAGGGGTCGACGAACTACTCCGCGCCGGGCGTCACCGACGTGGTCGTCGCGCACAAGGGGCGGCGGGCCTCGACGCTCGTCGCCCACGGGAGCGCCGCCCACGCCTCGGAGCCGGAAGCCGGCGTCAACGCCGTCTACCGGGCCTGCGACGCCGTCGACCTCGTCCGTGACCTCGCACCACCCGAAGCGGAGGTGTTCGGCGAGCGCGTGGCGGGGAGCCTCGTCGTCACCGAGATCGACGGCGGGAGCGCGTGGAACGTCGTCCCCGAGCGCTGCGAGGTGACCATCGACGAGCGGACGGTCCCCGGCGACCGGGCCGACATCGGGTCGGTCGAGGCGGCCGTCGAGGGCGTCGAGTGGGTCGTCGAGCAGGACCTCCCGCCGATGGCGTGTTCGGACGAGGCGTTCGCCGACCGCGTGCTGGACGTGGCCCGCGAGGTGCAGACCGACGCCGACGCGACCCCGCAGCACGTCCTCAAGCCGCACGCGACCGACGCGGGGTGGCTGGCGGGGGCGGGGACCGCCTGCGTCGTCTGCGGCGCCTCCGAACCCGGCGAGGCACACACGAAGACGGAGTCGGTGTCGCTCGACGTGCTGGAGCGGTGTTACCGCGTCTACCGCGGCGTCGCGGACGGCCCGTAG
- a CDS encoding carboxypeptidase M32, producing MATEQGQLPDAYDEVLEQFARVTYLSDGGSYLNWDQEVMMPDDGTPARAKQLSTISGVHHDLLTDDVVADGLDELDESELPQPQAAEVREVRRQYDRAAKVPRDLVERISEETSNALPVWKEAKAESDWSTFAPKVETLLDLKREYAEHIDPDADPYAVLFADYEPYLDLSVAEDVLTTLRDELVPLIDDIKASDTELADPFDGAYSDDTQMALCRSLLDTLGYDWDRGRIDVAPHPFSLGTQFDARVTTRFDEEDPVGAIGSTIHEFGHATYTLGLPQEHYGSPLGQHRGLTVHESQSRLMENHVGRSRAFWDLVTDDVNDHLGTEVTPQAGYEAANQIYPENRIRVEADELTYHMHIVLRFEIERDLLAGDLDVEEVPAVWNEKMEEYLGVTPDDDAEGCLQDIHWSHGSFGYFSTYSLGSVLAAQLFAAAEDDIADLDGKIRNGEFGPLHDWLTENVHAHGQRYETNDLVREATGSGFSADPFVEYATAKFGDLYDL from the coding sequence ATGGCGACGGAACAGGGGCAACTCCCCGACGCGTACGACGAGGTCCTCGAGCAGTTCGCCCGGGTGACGTACCTGAGCGACGGCGGTAGCTACCTCAACTGGGACCAGGAGGTGATGATGCCCGACGACGGGACGCCCGCGCGGGCCAAGCAGCTCTCGACCATCTCCGGGGTCCACCACGACCTGCTGACCGACGACGTGGTCGCCGACGGCCTCGACGAACTGGACGAGTCGGAGCTCCCCCAGCCGCAGGCCGCCGAGGTCCGGGAGGTCCGCCGGCAGTACGACCGCGCCGCGAAGGTCCCGCGTGACCTCGTCGAGCGCATCTCCGAGGAGACCTCGAACGCCCTGCCCGTCTGGAAGGAGGCGAAGGCCGAGTCCGACTGGAGCACGTTCGCGCCGAAGGTCGAGACCCTGCTCGACCTCAAGCGCGAGTACGCCGAGCACATCGACCCGGACGCCGACCCGTACGCGGTGCTGTTCGCCGACTACGAGCCGTACCTCGACCTCTCGGTCGCCGAGGACGTGCTGACGACGCTGCGTGACGAACTCGTCCCGCTGATAGACGACATCAAGGCGAGCGACACCGAACTCGCGGACCCCTTCGACGGCGCGTACAGCGACGACACGCAGATGGCGCTCTGCCGGTCGCTGCTCGACACGCTCGGCTACGACTGGGACCGCGGCCGCATCGACGTGGCACCGCACCCGTTCTCGCTCGGCACGCAGTTCGACGCCCGCGTGACGACACGGTTCGACGAGGAGGACCCGGTGGGTGCCATCGGCTCGACCATCCACGAGTTCGGGCACGCCACCTACACGCTCGGGCTGCCGCAGGAGCACTACGGCTCCCCCCTCGGCCAGCACCGCGGCCTGACCGTCCACGAGTCGCAGTCCCGGCTGATGGAGAACCACGTCGGCCGCTCGCGGGCGTTCTGGGACCTCGTCACCGACGACGTGAACGACCACCTCGGCACCGAGGTCACGCCGCAGGCGGGGTACGAGGCGGCGAACCAGATCTACCCGGAGAACCGCATCCGCGTGGAGGCCGACGAACTCACCTACCACATGCACATCGTCCTCCGGTTCGAGATCGAGCGTGACCTGCTAGCGGGTGACCTCGACGTCGAGGAGGTCCCCGCCGTCTGGAACGAGAAGATGGAGGAGTACCTCGGTGTCACGCCCGACGACGACGCCGAGGGCTGCCTGCAGGACATCCACTGGTCGCACGGCTCGTTCGGCTACTTCTCGACGTACTCGCTCGGGAGCGTCCTCGCGGCACAGCTGTTCGCCGCCGCCGAGGACGACATCGCCGACCTCGACGGGAAGATACGGAACGGCGAGTTCGGCCCGCTCCACGACTGGCTGACCGAGAACGTCCACGCGCACGGCCAGCGCTACGAGACGAACGACCTCGTGAGGGAGGCGACGGGCAGCGGCTTCTCCGCCGACCCGTTCGTCGAGTACGCGACCGCGAAGTTCGGCGACCTCTACGATCTGTAG
- a CDS encoding DMT family transporter has product MTPVDLAGFPLQTLPPLSAPPVVYALCLLTAVLWGFGPILDKRGMDDGGGTLQASLVVVLVDSALYWLALAGLALFTGSAPFAAITPLAAGIFLGAGFVGTALGRLAVFAGVRRVGASINSAAIASRPLFATLLAVSLLDEAVSLGTVAGIVVLVGGLAALSLSRGGDIGGWERRHLAYPVVAAVFFAAGNVARRYGLELTETTALEAVALNETAALVALLAYAATVSDADRRELLSAPRRTYAYFTASGVLTAVALLAMFAALAHPAGRVAIVDPLVATAPLFTALFAAVLLRDVERVTPGVVVGAALVVVGAALVTLG; this is encoded by the coding sequence GTGACGCCCGTCGACCTCGCTGGCTTCCCGCTCCAGACCCTCCCGCCGCTCTCGGCGCCACCGGTCGTCTACGCGCTCTGTCTCCTCACCGCCGTCCTCTGGGGGTTCGGTCCCATCCTCGACAAACGGGGGATGGACGACGGGGGCGGGACGCTGCAGGCGTCCCTCGTCGTCGTCCTCGTCGACTCGGCGCTCTACTGGCTGGCGCTCGCCGGACTCGCCCTGTTCACGGGTTCGGCCCCGTTCGCCGCCATCACGCCGCTCGCGGCGGGTATCTTCCTCGGGGCCGGCTTCGTCGGGACCGCGCTCGGCCGGCTCGCCGTCTTCGCCGGCGTCCGTCGCGTCGGGGCCTCCATCAACTCCGCGGCCATCGCGTCGCGGCCGCTGTTCGCCACCCTCCTCGCGGTGTCGCTCCTCGACGAGGCCGTCTCGCTCGGCACCGTCGCCGGCATCGTCGTCCTCGTCGGCGGCCTCGCGGCCCTCTCGCTCTCGCGGGGCGGCGACATCGGCGGCTGGGAGCGCAGGCACCTCGCGTACCCGGTGGTCGCCGCCGTCTTCTTCGCGGCGGGGAACGTCGCCCGGCGCTACGGGCTGGAACTCACCGAGACGACGGCGCTCGAGGCAGTCGCGCTGAACGAGACGGCCGCGCTGGTGGCCCTGCTCGCGTACGCGGCGACGGTGAGCGACGCCGACCGCCGGGAACTCCTCTCGGCACCTCGGCGGACCTACGCGTACTTCACGGCGAGCGGGGTGCTGACGGCCGTCGCGTTGCTGGCGATGTTCGCGGCGCTCGCGCACCCGGCCGGTCGGGTCGCCATCGTGGACCCCCTCGTCGCGACGGCGCCGCTGTTCACGGCGCTGTTCGCGGCGGTGCTCCTCCGGGACGTGGAGCGGGTGACGCCGGGCGTCGTCGTGGGCGCAGCGCTCGTGGTGGTGGGCGCGGCGCTGGTCACGCTCGGCTGA